The Blastocatellia bacterium genome has a window encoding:
- a CDS encoding S-methyl-5'-thioadenosine phosphorylase, whose product MAQADIGVIGGSGFYQMEGLTDIEEVSIDTPFGAPSDQFLIGTLEGQRVAFLARHGRGHLLLPTELPFRANIYAMKLLGVRRIISASAVGSLQERYAPTDIVIPDQFFDRTRQRVSTFFGHGLVAHITFADPVCPVLGDVLQAAASEINGLKVHRGGTYLCMEGPAFSTKAESHVYRSWGMDVIGMTNLQEAKLAREAEICYSTMALVTDYDCWHPEHDSVTVEMVINYLNQNTANAQQLIRNAVRRLNDPQPPCKCQSSLKHAILTQRDKIPRETIEKLWAIVGKYFQE is encoded by the coding sequence ATGGCTCAAGCAGACATCGGCGTGATTGGCGGCAGTGGCTTTTATCAAATGGAAGGGCTGACCGACATCGAAGAGGTCAGCATTGATACGCCGTTTGGCGCGCCCTCGGATCAGTTCCTCATTGGGACACTGGAAGGCCAGCGCGTGGCCTTCCTGGCTCGACATGGACGCGGCCATTTGTTGTTGCCGACGGAGCTGCCATTCCGCGCCAACATCTATGCAATGAAACTGCTCGGCGTTCGACGAATCATCTCGGCGAGCGCTGTCGGCTCATTGCAGGAACGCTATGCGCCGACAGACATCGTGATCCCTGATCAATTTTTTGATCGGACACGACAGCGGGTCTCTACATTCTTCGGTCACGGTTTGGTGGCTCATATCACTTTCGCTGATCCGGTTTGTCCTGTGCTCGGCGATGTGTTGCAGGCGGCGGCGAGCGAGATCAACGGATTGAAGGTGCATCGCGGTGGGACCTACCTGTGTATGGAGGGGCCGGCCTTTTCCACCAAAGCTGAATCGCATGTCTACCGTTCATGGGGCATGGATGTGATCGGCATGACCAATCTGCAAGAGGCCAAGCTGGCCCGCGAAGCAGAAATTTGCTACAGCACAATGGCGCTGGTGACCGATTATGATTGTTGGCATCCTGAGCACGATTCGGTGACCGTGGAAATGGTCATCAATTACTTGAATCAGAACACGGCCAATGCTCAGCAGCTCATCCGAAACGCTGTCCGGCGCCTCAACGATCCACAGCCGCCGTGTAAATGCCAATCATCGCTCAAGCATGCTATACTCACACAGCGGGATAAAATTCCGCGGGAAACGATCGAGAAACTGTGGGCCATTGTCGGAAAGTATTTTCAGGAGTAA
- a CDS encoding tetratricopeptide repeat protein: MRWLIAIALILAVKLPAAWAWQGGVVHGPVEEWRDRELEKQSLHHLQVARFYFKKKRWAAARGRLQEIVARNPRFAGMAEVYYMLGEVYAQTNEPEQAQELFSRVVEEFPDSEFAGKAKARLEQLARKM; encoded by the coding sequence ATGAGATGGTTGATCGCCATTGCGCTGATACTGGCAGTGAAGCTACCGGCCGCGTGGGCGTGGCAAGGGGGCGTCGTACACGGTCCGGTTGAAGAATGGCGCGACCGGGAACTGGAAAAACAATCGCTTCATCACCTGCAGGTCGCACGATTCTATTTCAAGAAAAAACGGTGGGCGGCAGCGCGCGGTCGCTTGCAAGAGATCGTTGCCCGCAATCCGCGGTTCGCGGGCATGGCGGAAGTCTATTACATGCTGGGCGAGGTCTATGCTCAGACTAACGAACCGGAACAGGCTCAGGAATTATTCTCTCGGGTGGTTGAAGAATTTCCTGATAGCGAGTTCGCAGGCAAAGCTAAAGCTCGGCTTGAGCAACTGGCGCGTAAAATGTAG
- a CDS encoding PfkB family carbohydrate kinase, translating to MSIVVVGSVAFDAIETPFGQRDKILGGSATHFSLAASFFTDVKVIAVVGADFGPSEEAVFHARHIDISGIERVPDGKTFFWSGLYGYDLNDRVTRATELNVFADFKPKLDEAACRAPYLFLGNIHPRLQLDVKRQMVGPRLVALDTMNYWIERTREELLAVLREIDVLIINDAEARQLTGEPNLVKAAQQIRQWGPKTLVIKRGEYGAVMFDNGEFFVAPGLPLETVFDPTGAGDSFAGGFLGYLAAIGHVDTVALRRAVIYGSVMASFCVEAFGCERLCALTYDDINARFRQFKQLVQFEDSEFQRPTGTAIGVTLAE from the coding sequence ATGTCTATCGTGGTGGTTGGCTCCGTCGCGTTTGATGCGATTGAGACGCCGTTTGGTCAGCGCGATAAAATTTTGGGTGGCTCAGCGACGCATTTTTCACTGGCTGCCAGCTTTTTCACTGATGTCAAGGTGATTGCCGTCGTCGGAGCCGATTTCGGTCCATCTGAAGAGGCTGTGTTTCACGCCCGTCACATTGATATTTCCGGGATTGAGCGCGTGCCTGATGGAAAAACGTTTTTCTGGTCTGGGTTGTATGGGTACGATTTGAATGATCGCGTCACACGCGCCACCGAGTTGAATGTGTTTGCTGATTTCAAGCCGAAGCTGGATGAAGCGGCTTGTCGAGCGCCCTATTTGTTTCTAGGCAACATCCATCCGAGGCTGCAATTGGACGTCAAGCGACAGATGGTCGGACCGCGCCTGGTGGCGCTCGATACGATGAATTACTGGATTGAACGCACGCGCGAGGAATTGCTGGCGGTGCTTCGGGAAATTGACGTGTTGATCATCAATGATGCTGAAGCGCGTCAATTGACAGGCGAGCCGAATCTGGTCAAGGCCGCGCAGCAGATTCGTCAGTGGGGCCCCAAAACGCTCGTTATCAAACGAGGCGAGTACGGCGCTGTGATGTTTGATAATGGTGAGTTTTTTGTAGCGCCTGGTCTGCCGCTGGAAACAGTGTTCGATCCGACCGGCGCCGGCGATTCCTTTGCCGGTGGCTTTCTGGGTTACCTGGCCGCGATTGGTCATGTTGACACAGTCGCTCTGCGGCGGGCAGTGATTTACGGATCAGTGATGGCTTCATTTTGCGTGGAAGCGTTTGGTTGTGAACGATTGTGCGCCCTGACCTACGATGACATCAATGCTCGATTCCGTCAGTTCAAGCAACTTGTGCAATTCGAAGACAGTGAGTTCCAACGGCCAACCGGCACGGCCATCGGCGTCACATTGGCCGAGTAA